A section of the Devosia rhizoryzae genome encodes:
- a CDS encoding asparaginase, translating into MDANPILAEAVRGNWVENRHRGAFIIVDDGGTVIASGGDVERPVFPRSAIKSMQALAIFDRHATDKFHHTTEELALACASHHGEDEHVGNVAHFLERMGLSAADLECGAHMPTNAKARDALRAKGAEPSALHNNCSGKHSGMLSVALAMGVPTAGYVSREHEVQQAVRAAVEYVIGEDLTEDRCGTDGCSIPTFAAPLRSWALGFARMTTGRGLDAGHAAGAQALFDAATSHPHLVAGTGHLDTLVMEAFGGRLMQKGGAEGVQCGAIRDKGWGYALKCDDGNMAASHAMIAALLLKYADPTSAQRSVLEQFASQPTRNVRGAIVGELRTTDAF; encoded by the coding sequence ATGGACGCCAACCCAATACTTGCCGAGGCCGTGCGCGGCAACTGGGTCGAGAACCGCCATCGCGGGGCGTTCATCATCGTCGACGACGGGGGCACGGTGATTGCCTCGGGCGGTGACGTCGAGCGACCCGTCTTTCCACGGTCCGCAATCAAGTCGATGCAGGCGCTAGCGATCTTTGACCGGCACGCGACCGACAAGTTCCACCATACGACAGAAGAGTTGGCCCTTGCCTGCGCCTCCCATCACGGCGAGGACGAGCATGTGGGCAATGTTGCCCATTTTCTCGAGCGCATGGGGCTCTCGGCCGCCGATCTCGAATGCGGCGCCCATATGCCGACCAATGCCAAGGCGCGAGACGCCTTGCGCGCCAAGGGCGCCGAACCGAGTGCGCTGCACAACAATTGTTCGGGCAAGCATTCCGGCATGCTGAGCGTCGCCCTCGCCATGGGCGTGCCGACTGCGGGCTATGTTTCCCGCGAGCACGAGGTGCAGCAGGCGGTCCGTGCGGCGGTCGAATATGTGATCGGCGAAGACCTGACCGAAGATCGTTGCGGCACCGATGGCTGCTCCATCCCTACCTTTGCGGCGCCGCTGCGCAGCTGGGCCCTCGGCTTTGCCCGCATGACGACGGGCAGAGGGCTCGATGCCGGCCATGCTGCCGGTGCCCAGGCGCTGTTCGATGCCGCGACCAGCCATCCCCACCTCGTTGCCGGCACCGGTCACCTCGACACTCTGGTGATGGAAGCTTTTGGCGGTCGGCTGATGCAGAAGGGCGGAGCCGAGGGCGTCCAGTGCGGCGCCATCCGCGACAAGGGCTGGGGTTATGCGCTCAAATGCGACGATGGCAACATGGCCGCAAGTCACGCCATGATTGCAGCACTCTTGCTCAAATATGCTGACCCAACGTCAGCTCAGCGCAGCGTGTTGGAGCAGTTCGCGTCACAACCAACCAGGAATGTCCGCGGCGCGATCGTGGGTGAATTGCGGACGACCGACGCGTTCTAG
- a CDS encoding response regulator, protein MTAAGKTIAILAANPALNAVLTMVLAGDSRLRVRPFDSEAELFAYMRIVPLDMLVVDFDRDGRPAYELVEAIRLDPSMVSRELPVIALTRAITPPMRQQTISAGIDEVVVKPMSPRHLLQRIQARLLKRPIVGVPGSGYRGPDRRNRISMRAPQPHPNRRVTDNVVQLFPDRRARPEMEPLV, encoded by the coding sequence GTGACTGCAGCGGGCAAGACCATTGCTATTTTGGCCGCCAATCCAGCGCTCAATGCGGTGCTCACCATGGTCCTGGCGGGAGACTCGCGCCTGCGCGTGCGCCCCTTCGACAGCGAGGCAGAGCTCTTTGCCTATATGCGCATCGTGCCGCTCGACATGCTGGTCGTCGATTTCGACCGCGATGGCCGCCCGGCCTATGAACTGGTGGAAGCCATCCGACTCGATCCCAGCATGGTGTCGCGCGAACTGCCGGTAATCGCCCTCACCCGCGCCATCACCCCGCCCATGCGCCAGCAAACCATCAGTGCCGGCATCGACGAGGTGGTGGTCAAGCCAATGTCGCCGCGTCACCTGTTGCAGCGCATCCAGGCTCGGCTCTTGAAGCGCCCCATCGTGGGCGTTCCCGGTTCAGGCTATAGGGGCCCCGACCGGCGCAACAGGATCAGCATGCGCGCGCCGCAGCCGCATCCGAACCGCCGCGTCACCGACAATGTGGTGCAGCTTTTCCCCGATCGCCGCGCGCGCCCCGAGATGGAACCGCTGGTCTAA
- a CDS encoding ABC transporter permease → MTDTSLHRRLPDRLDTPLKSAVLSWETLLVLVAIGIFIANSIASPYFLNAWSLSDMTFNFTEKALIALAMALVIITGEIDLSVASIIALASTLMGLVLNQFGAPTPVLVLVGIFTGLACGAFNGWLVTGLKLPSIVVTIGTMSLFRGIAFIILGDQSYGGYPRDFAWFGQGYVWWVISFELVLFLVAAVIFYVLLHHTNFGRRVFAIGNNATAAQFSGVRVDRIKFVLFCLTGLMSGITAVLLTARLGSTRPSIAQGFELDVITMVVLGGVSILGGAGSIIGVVLAALIIGLVTFGLGLLNVPGIVMTIFTGTLLIIVIALPILWNMWKARRA, encoded by the coding sequence ATGACAGACACCTCCCTCCATCGCCGCCTTCCGGACCGGCTCGACACGCCGCTCAAATCTGCTGTCCTCAGCTGGGAAACGCTCTTGGTGCTTGTCGCCATCGGCATCTTCATCGCCAATTCGATCGCCTCGCCCTATTTCTTGAACGCTTGGTCGCTTTCCGACATGACGTTCAACTTCACCGAAAAAGCGCTTATCGCGCTGGCCATGGCACTGGTGATCATCACCGGCGAGATCGATCTTTCCGTCGCCTCGATCATCGCCCTAGCCTCCACGCTGATGGGTCTGGTGCTCAACCAGTTCGGCGCGCCAACCCCGGTCCTGGTGCTGGTCGGCATCTTCACCGGCCTTGCCTGCGGCGCCTTCAATGGCTGGCTGGTCACGGGACTGAAGCTGCCCTCGATCGTCGTCACCATCGGAACGATGAGCCTTTTTCGCGGCATCGCCTTTATCATCCTCGGCGACCAGAGCTATGGCGGCTACCCGCGTGATTTCGCCTGGTTCGGCCAAGGCTATGTCTGGTGGGTGATCTCGTTCGAGCTGGTGCTTTTCCTTGTCGCCGCCGTGATCTTCTACGTGCTGCTGCACCACACCAATTTCGGCCGCCGCGTCTTTGCCATCGGCAACAATGCAACCGCCGCGCAGTTTTCCGGCGTGCGCGTCGACCGCATCAAGTTCGTGCTCTTCTGCCTTACGGGCCTGATGAGCGGCATCACCGCCGTGCTCCTGACCGCGCGCCTCGGATCGACCCGGCCCTCGATCGCGCAGGGCTTCGAACTCGACGTCATCACCATGGTCGTCCTCGGCGGCGTCTCGATCCTGGGCGGTGCCGGCTCCATCATTGGCGTCGTGCTGGCGGCGCTGATCATCGGGCTCGTGACCTTTGGCCTTGGGCTGCTCAACGTTCCCGGCATCGTCATGACCATCTTTACCGGCACGCTTTTGATCATCGTCATCGCCCTGCCGATCCTTTGGAACATGTGGAAGGCGCGCCGGGCATGA
- the rhaS gene encoding rhamnose ABC transporter substrate-binding protein, whose translation MNLFKLLAATATVAVMIAAPAAAQDGTRIALVVKSLGNGFFDAANKGAQEAAEELGVEVIYTGPTAATAEAQIEVVNTLIAQQVDAIAISANDPDALVPVLQRAQERGIKVISWDSGVAPEGRQIHLNPSDVNLIGETIIKLAADYLPEGGDVAILSAASTATNQNAWIEAAKAAIPEKFPNINLVATVYGDDDSVKSTEEARGLISAYPDLKAIIAPTTVGVVAAAQVVTDQDLIGKINVTGLALPSEFKQFIDNGASQAVALWNPIDLGYSAVFLANALVEGEEAAPGASFSIGRVGEVTLDDTNSAAMAAPFQFDASNIEEFSKIY comes from the coding sequence ATGAACCTGTTCAAACTGCTCGCTGCCACGGCCACCGTTGCCGTCATGATCGCGGCCCCCGCCGCAGCCCAGGACGGGACCCGCATCGCGCTGGTCGTCAAGTCCTTGGGCAATGGCTTTTTTGACGCTGCCAACAAGGGCGCGCAGGAAGCCGCCGAAGAGCTCGGCGTCGAAGTCATCTATACCGGCCCGACCGCCGCGACCGCCGAAGCCCAGATCGAGGTGGTCAACACCCTGATCGCCCAGCAGGTCGACGCCATCGCCATCTCCGCCAACGATCCGGACGCTTTGGTCCCGGTTCTGCAGCGCGCCCAGGAACGCGGCATCAAGGTCATCTCTTGGGATTCAGGCGTTGCGCCAGAAGGCCGCCAGATCCACCTCAACCCGTCCGACGTCAACCTCATCGGCGAAACCATCATCAAGCTGGCCGCCGATTACCTGCCGGAAGGCGGCGACGTCGCGATCCTCTCGGCCGCATCCACCGCGACCAACCAAAATGCTTGGATCGAAGCCGCCAAGGCTGCGATCCCGGAAAAATTCCCCAATATCAATCTCGTCGCGACCGTCTATGGCGACGATGACTCGGTGAAGTCGACCGAAGAAGCCCGCGGCCTGATCTCGGCCTATCCGGATCTCAAGGCGATCATCGCCCCGACCACGGTCGGCGTCGTTGCGGCCGCCCAGGTCGTGACCGACCAGGACCTGATCGGCAAGATCAACGTCACCGGCCTCGCCTTGCCGTCCGAGTTCAAGCAATTCATCGATAACGGCGCCTCGCAGGCCGTCGCCCTCTGGAACCCGATCGACCTCGGCTACTCGGCAGTGTTCCTCGCCAATGCTCTGGTCGAAGGCGAAGAAGCGGCCCCCGGCGCCTCCTTCTCGATCGGCCGCGTCGGCGAAGTAACGCTGGACGACACCAACTCGGCCGCCATGGCCGCCCCGTTCCAGTTCGACGCCTCCAACATCGAAGAGTTCTCCAAGATCTACTAA
- a CDS encoding DUF3422 domain-containing protein, translated as MSTNAPIPPDHPNRQAIMDEVHARPVEIVPEACRVRRLVLVMPGEPGAMQRAFERFAAFRRTAGIELPQTGTRQYSFVTPERAITWEFHTEFVTVTWRAASDDRQSWPDDIGLDAIGEGMLISAMRIDVIADVTVPERLLPSFNLASLCLSDIETGKAQVVTDFTPDGDRFTRFEFAAGGLTTLRRSILLRRLLEIETYRNMALLGLPLARSASHDLREMETELSAVIGNLSDATTPKGAQTVLDALHRLSVRSGQLSERLGYRFAAGRAYGEVLRTRLAGLREAGTNKGSTLTHYIGNRVDPGLATCAAIEQRLAVLSSKIERAIGLLNVRISVDMQVQNAALLDNIAQTSRSQFLLQRTVEGLSTIAISYYLLGIVSYLLAGPLTQLHWDKTMALSIAAPFVVLVVWLMARSVRRAHDIK; from the coding sequence ATGAGCACGAACGCCCCCATTCCGCCGGACCATCCCAATCGCCAGGCCATCATGGACGAAGTCCATGCACGGCCAGTCGAAATCGTGCCCGAAGCCTGCCGCGTCCGTCGGCTGGTGCTGGTCATGCCGGGTGAACCGGGCGCCATGCAGCGCGCCTTCGAGCGCTTTGCCGCCTTCCGCCGCACAGCAGGCATCGAGCTGCCGCAAACCGGAACAAGGCAATATAGTTTCGTGACGCCAGAGCGCGCGATCACGTGGGAATTCCACACCGAGTTCGTTACCGTCACCTGGCGCGCCGCCTCCGATGACAGGCAAAGCTGGCCCGATGACATCGGTCTCGACGCCATTGGCGAAGGCATGCTGATAAGCGCGATGCGCATCGACGTTATTGCCGATGTCACTGTGCCCGAGCGCCTGCTGCCCAGCTTCAATCTCGCAAGCTTGTGCCTTTCGGACATCGAAACCGGCAAGGCGCAGGTGGTGACCGATTTTACGCCGGACGGCGATCGGTTCACGCGCTTCGAATTCGCCGCCGGTGGGCTCACCACCTTGCGCCGCTCGATCCTGTTGCGGCGGCTACTGGAGATCGAAACTTACCGCAATATGGCGCTTCTTGGCCTGCCGCTGGCGCGCTCTGCCTCCCATGACCTGCGCGAAATGGAGACCGAGCTCTCCGCGGTCATCGGTAACCTTTCGGACGCAACGACGCCCAAGGGCGCGCAAACTGTACTCGACGCGCTGCATCGCTTGTCGGTGCGCTCGGGCCAGCTTTCCGAACGGCTTGGGTATCGCTTCGCGGCCGGGCGCGCTTATGGCGAAGTGCTGCGCACGCGACTTGCCGGATTACGAGAAGCGGGCACCAACAAGGGCTCGACGCTTACGCATTATATCGGCAATCGCGTGGATCCGGGCTTGGCGACATGCGCCGCCATCGAACAGCGGCTGGCAGTCTTGTCGAGCAAGATCGAGCGCGCCATCGGGCTGCTCAACGTGCGGATCAGCGTGGACATGCAGGTGCAGAACGCTGCTTTGCTGGACAATATCGCACAAACGTCGCGAAGCCAGTTCCTGCTCCAGCGCACGGTGGAAGGTCTTTCGACCATCGCCATCAGCTACTACCTGCTGGGCATTGTGAGCTATCTGCTGGCGGGTCCGCTGACGCAACTGCACTGGGACAAGACTATGGCGCTGTCGATCGCGGCGCCCTTCGTTGTTCTGGTCGTGTGGCTCATGGCCCGCTCGGTGCGGCGAGCGCACGATATAAAGTAG
- a CDS encoding SH3 domain-containing protein has product MNKAQEKVLVATLCGIIITAAAGFAVQPTMAAGYTVDNMAQVTGVSQWDKLNVRKWPAGYSQKVGALKPGVHVWVERCIEVKNSADWCLVDRNGITGWVNSRFLTEVYDWDI; this is encoded by the coding sequence ATGAACAAAGCTCAGGAAAAAGTTCTCGTCGCCACCCTGTGTGGCATCATCATCACCGCCGCCGCCGGGTTTGCCGTGCAGCCGACCATGGCCGCCGGCTATACTGTCGACAACATGGCGCAGGTGACCGGCGTATCGCAGTGGGACAAGCTCAATGTCCGCAAGTGGCCAGCCGGCTACTCGCAGAAGGTCGGGGCGCTGAAGCCCGGCGTCCATGTCTGGGTCGAGCGATGCATCGAGGTCAAGAACAGCGCCGACTGGTGCCTGGTCGACCGCAATGGAATAACCGGCTGGGTCAATTCGCGCTTTCTGACCGAAGTCTACGACTGGGACATCTGA
- a CDS encoding sugar ABC transporter ATP-binding protein translates to MTEPILTLSGITKSFPGVRALNDVSLELYAGEVTALIGENGAGKSTLVKTMTGIYQPDAGEIRMAGGQITLPTAHSAAQMGITAIHQETVLFDELSVAENIYLGHTPTNRFGMIDWKTMRREAQLTLDSMASGIDASMPLKELGIAKKHLVAVARALSVDAQVVIMDEPTAALSQKEIEELYVLIELLKEDGKAILFISHKFDEIYRIADRYTVFRDGEMVGKGFIKDTPQSEIVRLMVGRSVDQIFPAREAQIGKTVLEVKGLTHPTEFENVSFSVRKGEILGFYGLVGAGRSEVMQAVFGMTRPSGGTMVLDGKTVAPRSPADAVEAGIVYVPEERGKQGVITGEPIFKNVSLPSLGKTSRSGFLRMAEEYRLARTYTERLDLRAHSLSQNVSTLSGGNQQKVVIAKWLATLPKVIILDEPTKGIDIGSKAAVHEFMGELVAQGLSVIMVSSELPEVLGMSDRIVVMREGLVIDTLDNKALAPETLVRLAAGIVEEAA, encoded by the coding sequence ATGACCGAACCCATCCTCACCCTTTCCGGCATCACCAAGAGCTTTCCCGGCGTCCGGGCGCTCAATGATGTGTCGCTGGAACTCTATGCCGGTGAAGTCACCGCGCTGATCGGGGAAAACGGGGCCGGCAAGTCGACGCTGGTCAAGACCATGACCGGCATCTACCAGCCCGACGCCGGCGAAATCCGCATGGCTGGCGGCCAGATCACGCTGCCGACCGCCCATTCCGCCGCGCAGATGGGCATCACCGCAATCCACCAGGAGACCGTGCTCTTCGACGAGCTATCGGTCGCCGAAAACATCTATCTTGGCCACACGCCGACCAACCGTTTCGGCATGATCGACTGGAAGACGATGCGGCGCGAGGCGCAGTTGACGCTCGATTCCATGGCGTCCGGCATCGACGCCAGCATGCCGCTCAAGGAGCTCGGCATCGCCAAAAAGCACCTCGTCGCCGTCGCCCGGGCGCTGAGCGTCGACGCCCAGGTCGTCATCATGGACGAGCCCACCGCGGCGCTGAGCCAAAAGGAGATCGAGGAGCTTTACGTCCTCATCGAGCTCCTCAAGGAAGACGGCAAGGCCATCCTCTTTATTTCGCACAAATTCGATGAAATCTATCGCATCGCCGACCGCTACACCGTCTTCCGCGATGGCGAGATGGTCGGCAAGGGCTTCATCAAGGACACGCCGCAGTCCGAGATCGTCCGCCTCATGGTCGGGCGCTCCGTCGACCAGATCTTCCCCGCCCGTGAGGCGCAGATCGGCAAAACGGTGCTCGAGGTCAAAGGCCTGACCCATCCCACCGAATTCGAAAATGTCAGCTTTTCCGTCCGCAAGGGCGAAATCCTGGGCTTCTATGGTCTCGTCGGGGCAGGGCGCTCCGAGGTGATGCAGGCCGTCTTCGGCATGACCAGGCCATCGGGCGGCACCATGGTTCTCGACGGCAAGACGGTGGCGCCGCGTTCTCCTGCCGACGCGGTGGAAGCGGGCATCGTCTACGTGCCCGAAGAACGCGGCAAGCAGGGCGTCATTACCGGCGAGCCGATCTTCAAGAATGTCTCGCTCCCCAGCCTTGGCAAGACCAGCCGCTCGGGCTTCCTGCGCATGGCCGAAGAATATAGGCTCGCCCGCACCTATACCGAGCGGCTCGATCTTCGCGCCCATTCGCTCAGCCAAAACGTTTCGACCCTTTCGGGCGGCAATCAGCAGAAGGTCGTCATCGCCAAGTGGCTCGCGACCCTGCCCAAGGTCATCATCCTCGATGAGCCCACCAAGGGCATCGATATCGGCTCCAAGGCCGCCGTGCACGAATTCATGGGCGAACTGGTCGCGCAGGGCCTCAGCGTCATCATGGTCTCGTCCGAACTGCCGGAAGTCTTGGGCATGAGCGACCGCATCGTCGTCATGCGCGAAGGGCTCGTCATCGATACGCTCGACAACAAAGCCCTCGCCCCCGAAACCCTGGTGCGTCTCGCCGCCGGCATTGTCGAGGAAGCAGCATGA
- a CDS encoding superoxide dismutase: MTFELPPLPYAYDALGPYMSKETLEFHHDKHHQAYVTNGNNLLKDSGLEGKSLEEIVKESYGKNQGLFNNAGQHYNHIHFWQWMKPNGGGKSLPGKLQAAVDSDLGGFDKLRTDFIAAGTTQFGSGWAWIAVKDGKLEISKTPNGESPLVNGAHPILGVDVWEHSYYIDYRNARPKYLEAWFDNLVNWEHVEEMYSKATA, encoded by the coding sequence ATGACCTTTGAACTGCCGCCCCTGCCCTATGCCTACGATGCTCTGGGCCCGTACATGTCCAAGGAAACGCTCGAGTTTCACCACGACAAGCATCACCAGGCCTATGTGACCAACGGCAACAACCTGCTCAAGGACTCGGGCCTTGAAGGCAAGAGCCTCGAAGAGATCGTCAAAGAGAGCTACGGCAAGAACCAGGGCCTCTTCAACAATGCCGGCCAGCACTACAACCACATCCATTTCTGGCAGTGGATGAAGCCCAATGGCGGCGGCAAGTCGCTTCCAGGCAAGCTGCAAGCTGCGGTCGATAGCGATCTCGGCGGCTTCGACAAGCTGCGCACCGATTTCATCGCTGCCGGCACCACCCAGTTCGGGTCCGGCTGGGCCTGGATCGCGGTAAAGGACGGCAAGCTCGAAATTTCCAAGACCCCAAACGGCGAGTCGCCGCTGGTCAATGGTGCCCACCCGATCCTGGGCGTCGACGTCTGGGAGCACTCCTATTACATCGACTACCGCAATGCGCGTCCGAAGTACCTCGAAGCCTGGTTCGATAACCTCGTGAACTGGGAACATGTCGAAGAGATGTACTCCAAGGCCACTGCATAA
- a CDS encoding helicase HerA-like domain-containing protein, producing the protein MLVDDKIFLGASDRPEYLHLKYANRHGLITGATGAGKTVTLQTLAEGFSAAGVPVFAADIKGDLSGISKLGLAQEWQTKRAEDIVFTDYASDVFPTMFWDLFGEQGHPVRATISEMGPVLLSRILDLNDTQEGVLNIAFRVADDDGLLLLDLKDLRALLVHIQERGKEISSRYGNVAAASIGAIQRQLLILEQQGANNFFGERALEIADLMRTDTDGRGFVSVLAADQLMQSPRLYSTFLLWLLSELFEELPEVGDIEKPKLVFFFDEAHLLFDDAPKALIDKVEQVVKLIRSKGVGVYFVTQNPVDIPESVLAQLSNRIQHALRAYTPREQKAVRVAAETFRPNPAFSTEEAITQLGVGEALISVLEEKGVPSIVGRTLIRPPSAQVGPISPAERDATMANSPVGGLYDTVIDRESAYEILERRARDKQLATERTQGEVEAARAERAAAPRRSTRQTPVEAAVNSFARSVANTLGREIMRGILGGLRGKR; encoded by the coding sequence ATGCTCGTGGACGACAAAATCTTTCTTGGCGCGAGTGACCGGCCGGAATACCTGCACCTCAAATATGCCAATCGCCATGGCCTCATCACCGGCGCCACCGGCGCCGGTAAAACCGTGACTTTACAGACACTTGCCGAAGGCTTCTCGGCCGCAGGCGTCCCGGTTTTTGCCGCCGATATCAAGGGCGACCTTTCGGGCATTTCCAAGCTCGGCCTGGCCCAGGAGTGGCAAACCAAGCGCGCCGAAGACATCGTCTTCACCGATTACGCCAGCGACGTCTTTCCCACCATGTTCTGGGACCTGTTCGGCGAGCAGGGCCATCCCGTCCGCGCCACGATCTCGGAAATGGGCCCGGTTCTGCTCAGCCGAATCCTCGACCTCAACGACACCCAGGAAGGCGTGCTGAATATCGCCTTCCGTGTTGCCGACGACGATGGTCTTTTGCTGCTGGACTTAAAGGACCTGCGGGCGCTGCTGGTCCATATCCAGGAACGCGGCAAGGAGATTTCGAGCCGCTACGGCAATGTCGCCGCCGCCTCGATCGGCGCTATCCAGCGGCAACTGCTGATCCTCGAACAGCAGGGAGCCAACAACTTCTTCGGCGAACGCGCGCTCGAGATCGCCGACCTGATGCGAACCGACACTGATGGCCGTGGTTTCGTTTCGGTTTTGGCAGCAGACCAGCTGATGCAGTCGCCGCGGCTCTATTCAACCTTCCTCCTGTGGCTCCTGTCCGAGCTGTTCGAAGAGCTCCCGGAAGTGGGCGATATCGAAAAACCCAAGCTGGTCTTCTTTTTCGACGAAGCGCACCTCCTCTTCGACGACGCGCCCAAAGCGCTGATCGACAAGGTGGAGCAGGTGGTAAAACTCATCCGCTCCAAGGGCGTCGGCGTTTATTTCGTCACGCAGAACCCGGTCGATATTCCAGAAAGCGTTCTGGCCCAGCTGTCCAATCGCATCCAGCATGCTTTGCGTGCCTACACACCGCGCGAGCAGAAGGCGGTGCGTGTGGCGGCCGAAACCTTCCGTCCCAACCCGGCCTTCTCGACTGAAGAAGCGATCACGCAGCTAGGCGTTGGCGAGGCGCTGATTTCGGTGCTGGAGGAAAAGGGCGTGCCATCGATCGTGGGCCGCACGCTGATCCGCCCGCCATCGGCTCAGGTCGGGCCCATCAGCCCGGCGGAGCGCGATGCAACCATGGCGAACTCTCCGGTCGGCGGTCTCTACGACACGGTCATCGATCGCGAGTCGGCATACGAAATCCTGGAGCGGCGGGCGCGCGACAAGCAGTTGGCGACCGAGCGGACGCAGGGTGAAGTCGAGGCCGCGCGGGCGGAACGCGCTGCGGCGCCGCGCCGCTCGACAAGGCAAACGCCGGTGGAGGCTGCGGTCAATTCTTTTGCCCGCTCGGTGGCGAACACCTTGGGCCGTGAAATCATGCGTGGCATCCTTGGCGGCCTGCGAGGGAAACGCTGA
- the rhaM gene encoding L-rhamnose mutarotase → MIADQGYEKHAFKMKLNPGMAAEYKKRHDEIFPELVDLLHQAGVKDYSIHLDEETGTLFGVLWRRVDHTMADLPNTEVMKRWWAHMADIMATNSRNEPLSTDLTPMFWMK, encoded by the coding sequence ATGATCGCCGATCAGGGCTACGAAAAGCACGCCTTCAAGATGAAGCTTAATCCTGGCATGGCGGCCGAATACAAGAAGCGCCATGACGAGATTTTTCCCGAACTCGTCGACCTGCTGCACCAGGCAGGGGTGAAGGATTACTCCATCCACCTCGACGAGGAGACCGGCACCCTTTTTGGCGTGCTGTGGAGGCGAGTGGACCACACCATGGCTGACCTCCCCAACACTGAGGTTATGAAACGCTGGTGGGCGCACATGGCCGACATCATGGCCACAAACAGCAGAAACGAGCCGCTCTCGACCGATCTCACACCCATGTTCTGGATGAAATAG
- a CDS encoding ABC transporter permease, with translation MNRLLKTREIWLALAILAVIVLVTFRFPRFSQPANLLTIFNDTSILMMLALGQMAVILTRSIDLSMASNLALTGMIVAMVNAAFPMIPIPLLILGCILVGAALGAFNGILVWKLDIPSIVVTLGTLTIFRGLVFVISGGAWVNAAQMSPAFIQLQRGSFLGLPILSYFAIAVAILVYILMTRTPQGRAFYAIGVNPTAAVYTGIDVGRTKFLAFVLSGAISGLAGYLWISRYVIASVEVASGYELTIIAACVIGGVSIAGGIGTVAGALLGALFLGVVNNALPVIGVSPFWQMAISGAAILIAVILNARGESRKGRVILRRAEGVA, from the coding sequence ATGAACAGGCTTCTCAAAACCCGCGAGATCTGGCTGGCGCTTGCCATCCTCGCCGTCATCGTCCTCGTGACCTTCCGCTTCCCGCGCTTCTCGCAGCCAGCAAATCTGCTGACCATCTTCAACGACACTTCCATCCTGATGATGCTGGCGCTCGGGCAGATGGCGGTGATCCTCACCCGCTCGATCGACCTGTCCATGGCCTCCAATCTTGCCCTCACCGGCATGATCGTCGCCATGGTCAATGCCGCCTTCCCGATGATCCCGATCCCGCTCTTGATCCTCGGCTGTATCCTCGTCGGGGCAGCCCTCGGCGCCTTCAACGGCATCCTGGTGTGGAAGCTCGATATTCCGTCCATCGTCGTGACGCTGGGCACGCTGACCATTTTCCGCGGCCTGGTCTTCGTCATTTCTGGTGGCGCCTGGGTCAACGCCGCGCAGATGAGCCCGGCCTTCATCCAGCTGCAGCGCGGCTCGTTCCTGGGCCTGCCGATCCTGAGCTACTTTGCCATCGCCGTCGCAATCCTGGTCTATATCCTCATGACCCGGACCCCGCAGGGCCGCGCCTTTTATGCCATCGGCGTCAATCCGACAGCTGCGGTCTATACCGGCATCGATGTCGGCCGCACCAAGTTCCTGGCCTTCGTGCTCTCGGGCGCCATTTCGGGCCTTGCCGGCTATCTCTGGATCTCGCGCTACGTCATCGCTTCGGTGGAAGTCGCGAGCGGCTATGAACTCACCATCATTGCCGCCTGCGTCATCGGCGGCGTTTCCATCGCCGGTGGCATCGGCACCGTGGCCGGAGCCCTGCTCGGCGCGCTGTTCCTCGGCGTCGTCAACAATGCCCTGCCGGTGATCGGCGTTTCTCCCTTCTGGCAGATGGCCATTTCCGGCGCCGCCATCCTCATCGCCGTCATCCTCAACGCCCGCGGCGAAAGCCGCAAGGGCAGGGTGATCTTGAGGCGTGCGGAGGGTGTGGCTTGA